One genomic region from Cucumis melo cultivar AY chromosome 9, USDA_Cmelo_AY_1.0, whole genome shotgun sequence encodes:
- the LOC103498084 gene encoding phosphoenolpyruvate/phosphate translocator 2, chloroplastic isoform X2, with product MWNNAVMALAMSFSPNSIATATAAIPSPNRSPNFPHFSHILHFRSHESISWRSSSSSSSSSSSSSSSSSSSSSSSSSSSSSSSSSSSISVSSFGSTPRLQKFVVMAASSVPESAGEGVESVDLVQNLRLGAMFGIWYLLNIYYNIFNKQVLKAFPFPTTVTAFQFGCGTIIVNLMWALNFHQRPKISPSQFAAILPVAVAHTMGNILTNVSLGRVAVSFTHTIKAMEPFFTVLLSALFLAERPTFWIVFSLVPVVGGVALASFTEASFNWIGFSSAMASNLTNQSRNILSKKLMVHKEALDNINLFSVITIISFILLVPSALLLEGTKFSPSYLKLAANQGLNIRELCIRLLLSGICFHSYQQVSYSILQEISPVTHAVGNSLKRVVVIVSSVIFFQTTVSPLNAFGTGIALMGVFLYSRAKRMNSKLKSL from the exons ATGTGGAATAACGCTGTAATGGCTTTGGCTATGTCGTTTTCCCCTAATTCTATTGCTACGGCTACTGCGGCTATTCCAAGCCCTAACCGAAGCCCTAATTTCCCTCACTTTTCGCACATTCTTCATTTCCGTTCTCACGAATCAATTTCATggcgttcttcttcttcttcttcttcttcttcttcttcttcttcttcttcttcttcttcttcttcttcttcttcttcttcttcttcttcttcttcttcttcttcttcatcgaTCTCTGTTTCTTCGTTCGGATCTACTCCGAGGCTTCAGAAGTTTGTTGTAATGGCTGCTTCCTCTGTGCCGGAGAGTGCCGGGGAGGGCGTGGAATCGGTTGATTTGGTTCAAAATCTCCGGCTTGGTGCAATGTTTGGGATTTGGTATCTCTTGAATATCTACTACAATATTTTCAACAAACAG GTTTTGAAAGCTTTTCCGTTTCCAACTACGGTGACAGCTTTCCAGTTCGGGTGTGGTACGATCATAGTAAACTTAATGTGGGCTCTTAATTTTCATCAGAGACCCAAGATCAGTCCATCCCAG TTTGCTGCCATTCTTCCGGTGGCTGTAGCGCACACAATGGGAAACATATTAACCAATGTGAGTCTTGGGAGAGTGGCGGTTTCATTTACTCACACCATCAAAGCAATGGAGCCATTTTTCACCGTCCTTCTCTCTGCTTTGTTTTTGGCTGAG AGGCCCActttttggattgttttttcTCTGGTTCCAGTTGTAGGAGGAGTGGCACTCGCTTCTTTTACTGAAGCCTCATTTAATTG GATTGGCTTCAGCAGTGCCATGGCTTCAAATCTTACCAATCAATCACGTAATATCCTCAGCAAAAAGCTCATGGTCCACAAAGAG GCATTGGACAACATCAATTTGTTCTCTGTAATTACCATCATTTCGTTTATCCTGCTGGTTCCCTCGGCTCTTCTCCTTGAAGGCACTAAATTTAGTCCTTCATACTTGAAATTAGCT gCAAATCAAGGGTTGAATATTAGAGAACTATGCATTAGGTTGCTTCTATCTGGCATCTGTTTTCATAGTTATCAGCAG GTTTCATATTCAATACTACAAGAAATTTCACCGGTGACCCATGCAGTAGGAAATTCTTTGAAGCGAGTGGTGGTTATAGTGTCTTCGGTTATTTTCTTCCAAACAACAGTCTCACCTCTAAACGCCTTCG GAACGGGCATAGCTCTAATGGGAGTATTCTTGTATTCAAGGGCTAAGCGTATGAACTCAAAACTCAAGTCTttgtaa
- the LOC103498084 gene encoding phosphoenolpyruvate/phosphate translocator 2, chloroplastic isoform X1, with protein sequence MWNNAVMALAMSFSPNSIATATAAIPSPNRSPNFPHFSHILHFRSHESISWRSSSSSSSSSSSSSSSSSSSSSSSSSSSSSSSSSSSISVSSFGSTPRLQKFVVMAASSVPESAGEGVESVDLVQNLRLGAMFGIWYLLNIYYNIFNKQVLKAFPFPTTVTAFQFGCGTIIVNLMWALNFHQRPKISPSQFAAILPVAVAHTMGNILTNVSLGRVAVSFTHTIKAMEPFFTVLLSALFLAERPTFWIVFSLVPVVGGVALASFTEASFNWIGFSSAMASNLTNQSRNILSKKLMVHKEALDNINLFSVITIISFILLVPSALLLEGTKFSPSYLKLAANQGLNIRELCIRLLLSGICFHSYQQVSYSILQEISPVTHAVGNSLKRVVVIVSSVIFFQTTVSPLNAFGIFLTPFSIICLIDLSYFLSFLRFKGKKKERKEKERQSHLINVQILITNFFRNLIPLLFKDPWVENLKTKF encoded by the exons ATGTGGAATAACGCTGTAATGGCTTTGGCTATGTCGTTTTCCCCTAATTCTATTGCTACGGCTACTGCGGCTATTCCAAGCCCTAACCGAAGCCCTAATTTCCCTCACTTTTCGCACATTCTTCATTTCCGTTCTCACGAATCAATTTCATggcgttcttcttcttcttcttcttcttcttcttcttcttcttcttcttcttcttcttcttcttcttcttcttcttcttcttcttcttcttcttcttcttcttcttcatcgaTCTCTGTTTCTTCGTTCGGATCTACTCCGAGGCTTCAGAAGTTTGTTGTAATGGCTGCTTCCTCTGTGCCGGAGAGTGCCGGGGAGGGCGTGGAATCGGTTGATTTGGTTCAAAATCTCCGGCTTGGTGCAATGTTTGGGATTTGGTATCTCTTGAATATCTACTACAATATTTTCAACAAACAG GTTTTGAAAGCTTTTCCGTTTCCAACTACGGTGACAGCTTTCCAGTTCGGGTGTGGTACGATCATAGTAAACTTAATGTGGGCTCTTAATTTTCATCAGAGACCCAAGATCAGTCCATCCCAG TTTGCTGCCATTCTTCCGGTGGCTGTAGCGCACACAATGGGAAACATATTAACCAATGTGAGTCTTGGGAGAGTGGCGGTTTCATTTACTCACACCATCAAAGCAATGGAGCCATTTTTCACCGTCCTTCTCTCTGCTTTGTTTTTGGCTGAG AGGCCCActttttggattgttttttcTCTGGTTCCAGTTGTAGGAGGAGTGGCACTCGCTTCTTTTACTGAAGCCTCATTTAATTG GATTGGCTTCAGCAGTGCCATGGCTTCAAATCTTACCAATCAATCACGTAATATCCTCAGCAAAAAGCTCATGGTCCACAAAGAG GCATTGGACAACATCAATTTGTTCTCTGTAATTACCATCATTTCGTTTATCCTGCTGGTTCCCTCGGCTCTTCTCCTTGAAGGCACTAAATTTAGTCCTTCATACTTGAAATTAGCT gCAAATCAAGGGTTGAATATTAGAGAACTATGCATTAGGTTGCTTCTATCTGGCATCTGTTTTCATAGTTATCAGCAG GTTTCATATTCAATACTACAAGAAATTTCACCGGTGACCCATGCAGTAGGAAATTCTTTGAAGCGAGTGGTGGTTATAGTGTCTTCGGTTATTTTCTTCCAAACAACAGTCTCACCTCTAAACGCCTTCGGTATTTTTCTCACACCCTTTTCTATAATTTGCTTAATAGACTTATCTTACTTTTTAAGCTTTCTTCGatttaagggaaaaaaaaaagaaagaaaagaaaaggaaagacaAAGTCATTTGATAAATGTACaaattttaataacaaatttttttcgAAATTTGATACCGTTGTTATTTAAGGATCCTTGGGTAGAAAACTTGaaaactaaattttga